In Longimicrobiales bacterium, a single genomic region encodes these proteins:
- a CDS encoding LptF/LptG family permease — protein sequence MFRILDRLVVSTFLKLFLMVLAASPPLFIIGDIAENLDDYIDRGLSGAEVAQSYLYQLPLFIQWSFPVAALLATVFTIHGMTTHHEIVAAKAGGISFHRLSLPLLLIGVLLTGAALGLSELVPRANRISAQILRSETPGRSWRSDFVYESEAGVTWQVDRLTASDGRVTGLIMERGPGNSDGPMHVSAQAARYDEGGGWTLAQGYLRTFPTDSSVTTFEFDRMVIPAILEKPDELLEVPPEPDEMTYAEIDRFADIIQRTGGNANELLVKREQKISIPFTTLVIILFGAPLATSAKRGGAAYGIGLSLATVLVFMMLLRVTGALGEAGALAPLTAAWLPNTIFAIAGLFFMARVRT from the coding sequence ATGTTCAGGATCCTGGACCGGCTGGTCGTCAGCACCTTCCTCAAGCTCTTCTTGATGGTGCTCGCAGCCTCACCACCACTCTTTATAATCGGAGACATCGCGGAGAACCTCGACGACTACATCGACCGGGGACTCTCAGGCGCTGAGGTAGCGCAGTCGTATCTCTACCAGCTTCCGCTGTTCATCCAGTGGTCGTTTCCCGTCGCTGCCCTGCTAGCGACAGTGTTCACGATTCACGGCATGACGACGCATCACGAAATCGTGGCTGCGAAAGCAGGTGGGATCTCATTTCATCGGCTCTCACTGCCCCTGCTTCTCATCGGGGTTCTCCTGACCGGAGCGGCCCTGGGGCTGTCTGAACTTGTGCCACGAGCCAACCGAATTTCGGCGCAGATCCTGCGATCGGAGACCCCGGGTCGATCCTGGCGTTCTGACTTCGTATACGAGTCAGAAGCCGGCGTTACATGGCAGGTCGACCGCCTCACGGCCTCAGACGGGCGTGTGACAGGCCTCATCATGGAGCGAGGCCCCGGCAACTCTGACGGCCCCATGCATGTTTCGGCCCAGGCCGCTCGGTATGACGAAGGCGGTGGGTGGACGCTTGCTCAGGGCTACCTCCGGACATTCCCGACCGACAGTTCGGTAACCACCTTTGAGTTCGACCGGATGGTGATTCCAGCAATCCTGGAAAAGCCGGACGAATTGCTTGAGGTCCCGCCAGAGCCAGACGAGATGACGTATGCGGAGATCGACCGCTTCGCCGACATCATCCAGCGCACCGGTGGAAACGCCAACGAGCTGTTGGTGAAACGAGAGCAGAAGATCTCGATACCGTTCACCACACTCGTGATCATCCTCTTTGGCGCGCCCCTAGCGACCAGCGCCAAGCGCGGTGGCGCGGCCTACGGAATTGGTCTATCCCTGGCCACAGTGCTGGTTTTCATGATGCTGCTGCGGGTGACGGGCGCCCTAGGAGAAGCAGGCGCCCTGGCCCCACTAACTGCGGCCTGGCTGCCCAATACGATTTTCGCGATCGCAGGGCTGTTCTTCATGGCTCGGGTGCGAACCTAG
- a CDS encoding LptF/LptG family permease, whose translation MRIGVLARYLIRAHLGPFLFSLTAITGLIFVNALAQRVDSLVGKGLPWSVIGEFLYLSLPHTIALSLPMSVLVAVLYAFSEMASSNELTAMSAGGVRPARIMTPVVGLGIIATLIMLFFNDTILPESNHALKNLLLDIGRKSPTLELREQVVNELRTGNGIDRFFLTADRIDHKANEMENVRIFNSNDPERQNTTYAASGEMAFNDERTDLYLTLYDGVVHEVQVDGGFQRLYFEKQIIPLRNVGNELERRLGGSDRSDREMGFALLRENVRNRLAQLDTIRTESRELSMQSVRVALNQPIAADTAWTGEARRRDIVGTRGTYLSRDALTQQVVAGTRARAARAAALEQSINRFRVEIHKKWAIAIACLVFVLIGPPLALRFPTAGVGFVVVASAVIFFVYWVGLLGGESLADRRIADPAISMWLGNVVFFVAALFLLARMGHSAGTSRGGGIGDTIAGFFGSNRSGEGAS comes from the coding sequence ATGCGTATAGGTGTTCTAGCCAGATACCTGATCAGGGCCCACCTCGGCCCTTTTCTCTTTTCGCTGACCGCGATCACGGGATTGATCTTTGTGAATGCGCTCGCGCAGCGCGTGGATTCCTTGGTTGGCAAGGGCCTCCCCTGGAGTGTGATCGGTGAGTTTCTCTACTTGTCCTTACCTCATACGATCGCGCTGTCCCTCCCGATGTCCGTTCTCGTCGCGGTCCTGTATGCATTTAGCGAGATGGCCTCGTCCAATGAGCTAACCGCGATGTCCGCTGGAGGTGTACGACCTGCACGTATCATGACACCCGTGGTCGGCCTCGGCATCATCGCGACGCTCATCATGCTGTTTTTCAATGACACCATCCTGCCTGAATCGAATCACGCATTAAAAAATCTTCTACTCGACATTGGCCGCAAGAGTCCGACGCTCGAATTGCGTGAGCAGGTCGTCAACGAACTTAGGACAGGTAACGGAATCGATCGATTCTTCTTGACCGCCGACCGAATTGATCACAAGGCCAACGAAATGGAAAACGTTCGGATCTTTAATTCGAACGATCCGGAGCGTCAAAACACCACTTATGCTGCATCGGGTGAAATGGCGTTCAACGATGAGCGGACTGATCTCTACCTCACCCTCTACGACGGCGTTGTGCATGAGGTACAGGTCGACGGCGGCTTCCAACGCCTGTACTTCGAAAAGCAGATTATTCCTCTTCGTAACGTGGGGAACGAGCTTGAGCGTCGGCTCGGCGGTTCCGACCGTTCGGATCGCGAAATGGGCTTTGCGCTGCTCCGCGAAAACGTACGGAACCGCTTAGCCCAACTGGACACGATCCGCACGGAGAGCCGGGAACTCTCGATGCAGTCGGTGCGCGTCGCGCTCAACCAGCCCATAGCCGCTGATACGGCCTGGACGGGTGAGGCCCGGAGGAGAGACATCGTCGGCACCCGCGGCACCTACCTCTCCCGGGACGCGTTGACTCAGCAGGTCGTCGCGGGGACCCGCGCGCGCGCAGCCCGTGCGGCCGCACTCGAGCAATCAATCAATCGCTTCCGTGTAGAGATCCACAAGAAGTGGGCGATCGCGATCGCGTGTCTGGTATTCGTCCTGATCGGACCGCCGCTCGCTCTCCGATTCCCGACGGCGGGAGTTGGTTTCGTTGTGGTGGCGTCGGCCGTGATCTTCTTCGTTTACTGGGTAGGGCTTCTGGGCGGCGAATCGCTCGCCGACCGGCGCATCGCAGACCCAGCCATATCAATGTGGCTCGGGAATGTGGTCTTCTTTGTGGCGGCACTCTTCCTGCTGGCCCGCATGGGGCATTCCGCGGGCACCAGTCGCGGCGGTGGGATCGGAGATACGATCGCGGGATTCTTCGGGTCGAACCGGTCGGGCGAGGGGGCAAGCTGA